Proteins found in one Amycolatopsis aidingensis genomic segment:
- a CDS encoding DUF4064 domain-containing protein, with translation MSAPQPPNQPWGGEQPSQGPPSGPQPQQDSPFGSAEPTNVVQPGQQPQQGDQFGDTPEPTQVVQPGGDPGGQQPESGGGAGPGAESTQLVPPGSQPPPSIPYAPPPSAADNPAAVNPQGGFGQQPGPFGQQPGQPGGFGQPGQPGPYGQPGQPGQPGQPGQPGYPGQPGQPGQPPGFGPPPGQPGFGGPPPSPFGGPGGPGGGNNALFGWIAGGVTALLGLVALIFAFVDLGDVGDYADTLESSQLMSDIAEQSGLPSSGTLYLYVIFVLVGALAALAGGVLIGLAGKLGGVVKKLAPFVTLGGGLLLVLFGVLMMTAFPSEITYQGRTQSVDQEAGTPVLYLIFGIVVLAVGVLGAIPGTAKLVGLGAGSGPGGPGGFGGPGGFGQQPGPFGQPGPYGQPGQPGQPGPPPGYGPPPGQPGGYGQPGGYGQPGQPGQPGQPGGPNPPSGGFGQPSPPGGFGQPGGYGQPGQPGQSGGYGQPGQPPQQW, from the coding sequence ATGAGTGCTCCGCAGCCACCGAACCAACCCTGGGGCGGCGAGCAGCCGTCGCAGGGCCCGCCCAGTGGCCCCCAGCCCCAGCAAGACAGCCCTTTCGGTTCGGCGGAACCGACGAACGTGGTGCAGCCGGGTCAGCAGCCCCAGCAAGGTGACCAGTTCGGTGACACCCCGGAGCCGACCCAGGTGGTGCAGCCGGGTGGCGACCCCGGCGGGCAGCAGCCCGAGTCCGGCGGCGGGGCCGGCCCCGGCGCGGAGTCGACCCAGCTGGTGCCGCCCGGTTCGCAGCCGCCGCCCTCCATCCCCTACGCCCCGCCGCCGAGCGCGGCGGACAACCCGGCCGCGGTGAACCCGCAGGGCGGCTTCGGCCAGCAGCCGGGCCCGTTCGGGCAGCAGCCGGGCCAGCCTGGCGGCTTCGGGCAGCCCGGCCAGCCCGGTCCGTATGGCCAGCCGGGGCAACCCGGTCAGCCCGGGCAGCCTGGCCAGCCCGGTTACCCCGGTCAGCCTGGACAACCCGGCCAGCCGCCCGGTTTCGGACCCCCGCCCGGCCAGCCGGGCTTCGGCGGCCCGCCGCCTTCCCCGTTCGGTGGCCCCGGTGGCCCCGGTGGCGGGAACAACGCGCTCTTCGGCTGGATCGCGGGCGGGGTGACCGCGCTGCTCGGCCTGGTCGCGCTGATCTTCGCCTTCGTCGACCTCGGCGACGTCGGGGACTACGCGGACACGCTCGAGTCAAGTCAGCTGATGAGCGACATCGCCGAGCAGTCCGGCCTGCCCTCCTCGGGAACGCTGTACCTGTACGTCATTTTCGTGCTGGTCGGTGCGCTGGCCGCGCTCGCGGGCGGGGTGCTGATCGGCCTCGCGGGCAAGCTCGGCGGTGTGGTCAAGAAGCTGGCCCCGTTCGTCACGCTCGGCGGCGGCCTGCTGCTCGTCTTGTTCGGCGTCCTGATGATGACCGCCTTCCCCAGCGAGATCACCTACCAGGGGCGGACCCAGTCGGTGGACCAGGAAGCGGGTACGCCTGTGTTGTACCTGATCTTCGGCATCGTGGTGCTCGCCGTCGGCGTCCTCGGGGCGATCCCGGGAACGGCCAAGCTGGTCGGCCTCGGCGCGGGCTCCGGCCCCGGTGGTCCCGGTGGCTTCGGTGGTCCCGGCGGGTTCGGCCAGCAGCCCGGACCGTTCGGCCAGCCAGGGCCGTACGGCCAGCCGGGTCAGCCCGGTCAGCCCGGTCCGCCCCCCGGCTACGGCCCGCCGCCCGGTCAGCCCGGGGGTTACGGCCAGCCCGGTGGCTATGGTCAACCCGGCCAGCCCGGTCAGCCGGGCCAGCCCGGTGGGCCCAACCCGCCCAGCGGCGGCTTCGGTCAGCCCAGCCCGCCCGGTGGCTTCGGCCAGCCCGGCGGGTACGGCCAGC
- a CDS encoding cystathionine beta-synthase, producing the protein MDYYEHVVDLVGDTPLVKLNSLTEGLEPLILAKVEYLNPGGSVKDRIALRMVEAAEAAGELRPGGTIVEPTSGNTGVGLAMVAQRRGYRCVFVCPDKVSEDKRNALRAYGAEVVVCPTAVPPEHEDSYYKVSDRLVTEIEGAWKPNQYANAANPASHYESTGPEIWRQTEGRITHFVAGVGTGGTISGTGRYLKEASQGRVRVVGADPEGSVYSGGTGRPYLVEGVGEDFWPETYDRDIADEIIPISDSDSFDYTRRLAREEGLLVGGSCGMAVAAALELGARCGPEDVIVVLLPDGGRGYLTKVFNDAWMSSYGFLPPDSSGATLGDVLRRKDGSLPELVHTHPTETVAEAVTILREFGVSQMPVVNAEPPVMAAEVVGAVNERDLLDALFTGKAALADRLDRHMSPPLPAIGAGEPVGSAMKALSGADGALVLMDGKPAGVVTRQDLLAFLAGR; encoded by the coding sequence GTGGACTACTACGAACACGTCGTTGACCTCGTGGGCGACACCCCGCTGGTCAAGCTGAACTCCCTGACCGAGGGACTCGAACCGCTGATCCTGGCGAAGGTGGAGTACCTCAACCCCGGCGGCAGCGTGAAGGACCGGATCGCGCTGCGCATGGTGGAGGCCGCGGAGGCCGCGGGCGAGCTGCGCCCCGGCGGCACCATCGTCGAGCCGACCTCCGGCAACACCGGGGTCGGCCTGGCCATGGTGGCCCAGCGCAGGGGCTACCGCTGCGTGTTCGTCTGCCCGGACAAGGTCAGCGAGGACAAGCGCAACGCACTGCGGGCCTATGGCGCCGAGGTGGTGGTCTGCCCGACGGCGGTACCGCCGGAGCACGAGGACTCCTACTACAAGGTCTCCGACCGGCTGGTGACCGAGATCGAGGGCGCCTGGAAGCCCAACCAGTACGCCAACGCGGCGAACCCGGCCAGCCACTACGAGTCGACCGGGCCGGAGATCTGGCGGCAGACCGAGGGGCGGATCACGCACTTCGTGGCCGGGGTTGGCACCGGCGGCACCATCTCCGGCACCGGCAGGTACCTCAAGGAGGCCTCGCAGGGGCGGGTGCGGGTCGTCGGGGCCGATCCGGAGGGGTCGGTGTACTCCGGCGGCACCGGACGGCCGTACCTGGTCGAGGGGGTCGGCGAGGACTTCTGGCCGGAGACCTACGACCGGGACATCGCCGACGAGATCATTCCGATCTCCGACTCGGACTCCTTCGACTACACCCGCAGGCTGGCGCGCGAGGAGGGCCTGCTGGTCGGCGGCTCCTGCGGGATGGCCGTGGCCGCCGCGCTGGAACTGGGCGCGCGCTGTGGGCCGGAGGACGTGATCGTGGTGCTGCTGCCGGACGGCGGCCGCGGATACCTGACCAAGGTGTTCAACGACGCCTGGATGTCCTCCTACGGCTTCCTCCCGCCGGACTCCAGCGGCGCCACCCTCGGGGACGTGCTGCGCCGCAAGGACGGCTCGCTGCCCGAGCTGGTGCACACCCACCCGACCGAGACGGTGGCCGAGGCGGTGACCATCCTGCGCGAGTTCGGGGTCAGCCAGATGCCGGTGGTGAACGCGGAACCGCCGGTGATGGCGGCCGAGGTCGTCGGCGCGGTGAACGAGCGGGACCTGCTGGACGCGCTGTTCACCGGGAAGGCGGCACTGGCCGACCGGCTGGACCGGCACATGTCCCCGCCGCTGCCTGCCATCGGCGCGGGTGAGCCGGTCGGCTCGGCGATGAAGGCGCTCAGCGGGGCGGACGGCGCGCTGGTGCTGATGGACGGAAAGCCCGCCGGGGTGGTCACCAGGCAGGACCTGCTGGCCTTCCTCGCCGGGAGGTGA
- a CDS encoding bifunctional metallophosphatase/5'-nucleotidase, with translation MSARHVLGKYARRATVAIGMTAVLVVSSGGAPATAGGHGGFFGFLDRFPIFTLNVLFTNDTESALLGVEGDGTDEGPIVDGGMRPYGSPSRAKTVLADARREAVTGWPKPGQALWRGQLTLSGGDNFLAGPEFAASLESGVPFYDGIATREMGYDASAIGNHEFDFGPDTFADFIDSTGGELPFVSANLDFSGEPRLRAKTEDGTIVSSKVLRSSGQRIGVIGLTTPELPAISSPREVEVSGELAEITNGLADRLTRRGVDKILLVSHLQDIDNELALVPQLSDVDAVIGAGGGEILADEDDRLIPGDTAERGFPLYAEDADGDRIPVVTTTGDYKYIGRLVLTFNWKGEVLRVDERQSGPIRVSGVGPDAVHGDPAVRAQVEKPVAEYVEGMAETTVAATEVPLNGVRADVRSRETNLGSLLADALAWTGRQQAEEFGVTPPQVGIQNGGGIRNDSTLPAGEITELNTYEVAPFSNFVAVLPEVPRQTLRQLLERGVAASPAASGAFMQVSGLRFSYDTSRTAQEVAEGTNTIVTPGERVREVVLDDGTVLVADGEVLDGPPVSVATNDFSARGGDGYPFGDAEFTPVGKTYQQALSEYLTEGLDGLVTAQRYPVGGTGRITPVG, from the coding sequence GTGAGTGCAAGACATGTCCTCGGTAAGTACGCCCGGCGGGCGACGGTCGCCATCGGGATGACCGCGGTACTGGTGGTGAGCTCCGGGGGCGCCCCGGCCACCGCGGGCGGGCACGGTGGTTTCTTCGGCTTCCTCGACCGGTTCCCGATCTTCACGCTGAACGTGCTGTTCACCAACGACACCGAGTCGGCGCTGCTGGGCGTCGAGGGGGACGGCACCGACGAGGGCCCGATCGTGGACGGCGGCATGCGGCCCTACGGCAGCCCGTCCCGCGCCAAGACGGTGCTGGCGGACGCGCGCAGGGAGGCCGTCACCGGGTGGCCCAAGCCGGGGCAGGCCCTGTGGCGCGGGCAGCTGACCCTCTCCGGCGGGGACAACTTCCTCGCCGGCCCCGAGTTCGCGGCCAGCCTGGAGAGCGGGGTGCCGTTCTACGACGGGATCGCCACCAGGGAGATGGGCTACGACGCCAGCGCGATCGGCAACCACGAGTTCGACTTCGGCCCGGACACCTTCGCCGACTTCATCGACAGCACCGGCGGTGAGCTGCCGTTCGTCAGCGCGAACCTGGACTTCTCCGGGGAGCCGCGGCTGCGCGCGAAGACCGAGGACGGCACGATCGTCTCCAGCAAGGTGCTGCGCAGCTCAGGGCAGCGGATCGGCGTGATCGGGCTGACCACCCCGGAACTGCCCGCGATCTCCAGCCCGCGCGAGGTCGAGGTGAGCGGTGAGCTCGCGGAGATCACGAACGGGCTGGCCGACCGGCTCACCCGGCGCGGCGTGGACAAGATCCTGCTGGTCAGCCACCTGCAGGACATCGACAACGAGCTTGCGCTGGTCCCCCAGCTGTCCGATGTGGACGCCGTGATCGGCGCGGGCGGCGGGGAGATCCTCGCCGACGAGGACGACCGGCTGATTCCGGGGGACACCGCGGAGCGCGGCTTCCCGCTGTACGCCGAGGACGCGGACGGCGACCGGATCCCGGTGGTGACCACGACCGGGGACTACAAGTACATCGGCAGGCTGGTGCTCACCTTCAACTGGAAGGGCGAGGTGTTGCGGGTGGACGAGCGGCAGTCCGGCCCGATCCGGGTCTCCGGGGTCGGTCCGGACGCCGTGCACGGTGACCCCGCGGTACGCGCACAGGTGGAGAAGCCGGTCGCCGAGTACGTCGAGGGCATGGCCGAGACCACGGTGGCGGCCACCGAGGTCCCGCTGAACGGGGTGCGGGCGGACGTGCGCAGCAGGGAGACCAACCTGGGCAGCCTGCTGGCGGACGCGCTGGCCTGGACCGGGCGGCAGCAGGCCGAGGAGTTCGGCGTGACCCCGCCGCAGGTGGGCATCCAGAACGGCGGCGGGATCCGGAACGACTCCACACTGCCCGCGGGCGAGATCACCGAGCTGAACACCTACGAGGTGGCGCCGTTCTCCAACTTCGTCGCGGTGCTGCCCGAGGTGCCCCGGCAGACGCTGCGGCAGCTGCTGGAACGCGGGGTGGCCGCGTCCCCGGCTGCCAGCGGGGCGTTCATGCAGGTCTCCGGGCTGAGGTTCAGCTACGACACCAGCAGGACCGCGCAGGAGGTTGCCGAGGGCACCAACACCATCGTCACCCCTGGCGAGCGGGTGCGGGAGGTGGTGCTGGACGACGGCACGGTGCTGGTGGCCGACGGCGAGGTGCTGGACGGCCCGCCGGTCTCGGTGGCCACCAACGACT